A stretch of the Mycobacterium shigaense genome encodes the following:
- a CDS encoding NIPSNAP family protein — protein sequence MFQFRIYTLRSPEASQRYATVHWARHLSTFEAFGVTTHGVWTDRGANRLVAMIGYPPRADPEELTRHIMASPEFAADMAGFDAGDIVDVQTTLLDPTPFSSIR from the coding sequence GTTTCAGTTCAGGATCTACACCCTGCGGTCGCCGGAAGCATCGCAGCGGTATGCCACAGTGCACTGGGCGCGGCACCTCTCCACCTTCGAGGCGTTCGGGGTCACCACCCACGGCGTGTGGACCGACCGTGGCGCGAACCGGCTCGTCGCGATGATCGGCTACCCACCGCGCGCCGATCCCGAAGAACTCACTCGGCACATCATGGCCAGTCCGGAATTCGCCGCCGACATGGCCGGCTTCGACGCCGGCGACATCGTCGACGTCCAGACGACACTGCTTGACCCGACGCCGTTTTCATCGATCCGCTAA
- a CDS encoding DUF4267 domain-containing protein, protein MTITTTIGYVLAGLLAAAIVFIGARFLVAPRVAAADYGVLPDLDQSGAGAYPSAKGVRDIATGLFVIILMVAGATHLVGWLMLAATIIPIVDATIVLRNGGTKSVAWGVHGATAAVMLVTTALLLVSR, encoded by the coding sequence ATGACCATCACCACCACCATCGGTTACGTCCTCGCCGGCCTGCTCGCGGCCGCCATCGTCTTCATCGGCGCACGCTTTCTGGTCGCGCCGCGCGTTGCCGCCGCCGACTACGGCGTGCTGCCCGATCTCGACCAGTCGGGCGCGGGCGCTTACCCGAGCGCAAAGGGTGTACGCGACATCGCCACCGGGCTGTTCGTCATCATTCTGATGGTCGCCGGCGCGACCCATCTAGTCGGCTGGCTAATGTTGGCCGCGACCATCATTCCGATCGTCGACGCAACCATCGTGCTGCGCAACGGCGGAACCAAATCGGTCGCCTGGGGAGTCCACGGCGCTACCGCTGCGGTCATGCTGGTGACGACCGCCCTGCTGCTGGTGTCCCGATGA
- the leuD gene encoding 3-isopropylmalate dehydratase small subunit: MTDRSLRHVTGVVAPLLRDNIDTDVIAPSRLQVAGLGKTGYESILFGNWRYDETGCERTDFILNQTDYRTATILLTGENFGCGSSRESAVWALHGFGIKAIIAPSFGSIFAANCYRNTILPLALPPAEHALLVAELHIDAAQPPKAEIDLEHRRVRATGGPWRSFPIDERPRQLLLNGLDDIDDNLRHRKSIDAYRTRDQHLHPWLYRPANTPRSRPPARQSPEA; encoded by the coding sequence ATGACCGACCGATCACTAAGACACGTCACCGGCGTGGTCGCGCCACTGCTGCGCGACAACATCGACACAGATGTCATCGCGCCCTCCCGCCTGCAGGTGGCGGGCCTAGGCAAGACCGGCTACGAATCAATCCTGTTCGGCAACTGGCGATACGACGAGACCGGTTGCGAACGAACAGATTTCATCCTGAACCAGACAGATTACCGGACCGCGACAATACTTCTCACCGGCGAAAACTTCGGTTGCGGCAGCTCCCGAGAATCCGCCGTGTGGGCATTACACGGATTCGGCATCAAAGCCATCATCGCCCCCAGCTTCGGGTCCATCTTCGCCGCCAACTGCTACCGCAACACCATCCTGCCGTTGGCCCTCCCACCAGCCGAACACGCCCTTCTGGTCGCCGAACTACACATCGACGCCGCCCAACCACCAAAAGCAGAGATCGACCTCGAACACCGCCGCGTGCGCGCTACTGGAGGGCCCTGGCGCTCCTTCCCCATTGATGAACGGCCCCGCCAACTGCTTCTCAACGGACTAGACGACATCGATGACAACCTGCGCCACCGCAAATCCATCGACGCCTACCGCACCCGCGATCAGCATCTGCACCCCTGGCTATACCGTCCCGCCAACACACCTCGCAGCCGACCGCCAGCGCGGCAGTCGCCAGAAGCGTGA
- a CDS encoding 3-isopropylmalate dehydratase large subunit, with the protein MAPQPRTVFDKIWDAHVVSQLDADTALLYIDRVFLHEKSGAFALTSLHDDHRQVFDPHTVFGTIDHSVDTRPGRTDASPQPDGQKFIEGFRATAAEAGIPVFDLGDDRQGICHVTFPEQGLVLPGMTMVCSDSHTGTNGALGALAWGVGVSSCETALASQTLAVKRPKTLQARLTGSLADGVYAKDLILALIATIGAAGATGYAIEYTGPTVESLPIEGRMTLCNMAVEAAAFTGIVSPDAITLDYLKTRPQALTGNDWQRAARQWLALGTDDGARFDRTVDIDVTALAPQITWGTSPQHCVGIDASVPHPDTLPDSAGGAKALAYVGLTPGTPMTTVPIDAAFIGSCTNARLSDLQAAASLLAGRHVADGVTAICIPGSTAVKHAAEAEGIDRIFIDAGFQWRESGCGLCFFGGGEGFPTGARVISSTNRNFEGRQGPGVRTHLASPATVAASALTGHITDPRTLP; encoded by the coding sequence ATGGCGCCACAACCGCGCACGGTCTTCGACAAGATCTGGGACGCCCACGTGGTATCCCAACTCGATGCCGACACTGCGCTGCTCTACATCGACCGGGTCTTCCTGCACGAAAAGAGCGGCGCGTTCGCCCTGACCAGCCTGCACGACGATCACCGACAAGTCTTCGACCCGCACACCGTCTTCGGCACCATAGACCATTCGGTGGACACCCGGCCCGGACGCACCGACGCCAGCCCCCAGCCCGACGGTCAGAAATTTATCGAGGGATTCCGAGCTACCGCCGCAGAGGCAGGGATACCGGTCTTTGACCTCGGCGACGACCGCCAAGGAATTTGTCACGTCACGTTCCCCGAGCAGGGACTAGTGCTGCCCGGCATGACGATGGTCTGCTCCGACAGCCACACCGGCACCAACGGAGCGCTCGGGGCGCTGGCCTGGGGCGTGGGCGTGAGCTCCTGCGAGACCGCCCTGGCCTCCCAAACACTGGCCGTCAAACGGCCCAAGACCCTGCAGGCCCGCTTGACCGGATCGCTCGCCGACGGCGTCTACGCCAAAGACCTGATTTTGGCGCTCATCGCGACCATCGGCGCCGCCGGCGCCACCGGCTACGCCATCGAATACACCGGGCCGACCGTCGAATCGCTGCCCATCGAAGGCCGAATGACGCTGTGCAACATGGCCGTCGAAGCCGCGGCGTTCACTGGCATCGTCTCACCAGATGCCATCACCCTGGACTACCTCAAGACCCGGCCACAAGCACTTACCGGTAACGACTGGCAGCGCGCCGCCCGGCAATGGTTGGCGCTGGGCACCGACGACGGGGCCCGCTTCGACCGCACCGTGGACATCGACGTCACCGCCTTGGCACCTCAGATCACCTGGGGCACCAGCCCCCAGCACTGCGTTGGCATCGACGCATCGGTACCGCATCCCGACACCCTGCCCGATTCCGCCGGAGGCGCAAAGGCGCTTGCCTACGTCGGCCTGACACCCGGCACACCGATGACCACCGTACCCATCGACGCTGCCTTCATCGGATCCTGTACTAACGCCAGGCTTTCCGATCTACAAGCCGCAGCGTCACTGCTGGCCGGACGCCACGTCGCCGACGGAGTCACCGCCATCTGCATCCCTGGGTCAACCGCGGTCAAGCACGCTGCCGAAGCCGAGGGCATCGACCGCATCTTTATCGATGCCGGCTTTCAGTGGCGCGAATCAGGCTGCGGTTTGTGCTTCTTCGGCGGCGGCGAAGGCTTCCCGACCGGCGCACGCGTAATCAGCTCCACCAACAGAAACTTCGAAGGCCGCCAAGGCCCCGGCGTACGCACACACCTGGCCAGCCCCGCCACCGTTGCCGCCTCCGCACTCACCGGACACATCACCGATCCCAGGACCCTGCCATGA
- a CDS encoding isocitrate lyase/PEP mutase family protein yields the protein MTPVDDKPSRLKELFLGPDLVVMPGVYDPISAKLAQQAGFSALQCSGLGIAAVHYGVPDYSIASLAEMAGACGVIARSVDIPVVGDADTGFGNAVNTFFTVQTFERHGLAGVNLEDQVMPKRCGHLDGKHVIDLDEAVAKIRAAADARYNPDFVITARTDSLAVEGIDGAIKRGNAYLDAGATLVFVEGLHAREEIVAAVAGIDGPVGINIVEGGKSPTHLTFSELQTLGVARVSLPGALLAAAVTGITDALKQIREDDGTWNLGLRTASFADVHGLVGTSRVAELEQRYLADLVPNEGRR from the coding sequence ATGACTCCGGTAGATGACAAGCCGTCCCGGCTCAAAGAACTGTTCCTCGGGCCCGATCTAGTCGTGATGCCCGGCGTGTACGACCCGATCAGCGCTAAGCTGGCTCAGCAAGCCGGGTTTAGTGCGCTGCAGTGCAGTGGCCTGGGGATCGCCGCGGTGCACTACGGCGTGCCGGACTACTCGATCGCCTCCTTGGCCGAGATGGCCGGCGCGTGCGGCGTGATCGCCCGATCGGTCGACATTCCCGTGGTCGGGGATGCCGATACCGGATTCGGCAACGCAGTCAACACGTTCTTCACGGTGCAGACCTTCGAACGCCACGGCCTGGCGGGGGTCAACTTAGAAGACCAGGTCATGCCCAAACGGTGCGGTCACCTCGACGGCAAACACGTCATCGACCTCGACGAGGCCGTGGCCAAGATTCGGGCCGCCGCCGATGCCCGCTATAACCCGGACTTCGTTATCACCGCCCGAACCGACTCGCTGGCTGTGGAAGGCATTGACGGTGCGATCAAGCGCGGCAACGCCTATCTCGATGCCGGCGCGACGCTGGTGTTCGTGGAGGGATTGCACGCGCGAGAGGAGATCGTCGCCGCCGTTGCAGGCATCGACGGGCCGGTAGGGATCAACATCGTCGAAGGCGGCAAGTCGCCGACCCATCTGACGTTCAGCGAACTGCAGACACTCGGCGTGGCCCGGGTCAGTCTGCCCGGCGCTCTGTTGGCCGCCGCGGTCACAGGTATCACCGACGCCCTCAAGCAGATTCGTGAAGACGACGGGACGTGGAATCTGGGTCTGCGCACGGCCAGCTTCGCCGACGTACACGGCCTCGTCGGCACGTCGCGCGTTGCCGAGCTCGAGCAGCGCTACCTCGCCGACCTCGTGCCCAACGAGGGGAGGCGGTGA
- a CDS encoding MarR family winged helix-turn-helix transcriptional regulator, whose amino-acid sequence MECEEASRLRRQLMTLQRRLRREMKTRPVAQSDALVLGAIDRRGGTVSPGQLAVDLVMTTSNVAAALRSLEAAGLISRQRDSNDARRVHIELTEAGRRLVVKNRRRRDDWLCDTINTSLSPREQKILQEAGELMSRLAYEGLDNRDELDRSDAAG is encoded by the coding sequence ATGGAATGCGAGGAGGCGTCGCGGCTGCGGCGCCAGTTGATGACACTGCAGCGACGGCTTCGCCGCGAGATGAAAACCCGTCCAGTGGCGCAATCGGATGCCCTGGTACTGGGCGCAATTGACCGCCGCGGTGGAACGGTTTCTCCGGGACAACTCGCCGTAGACCTGGTCATGACGACGTCCAACGTCGCCGCGGCGCTGCGATCGCTGGAGGCAGCGGGGCTGATCAGTCGTCAGCGTGACTCCAACGATGCCCGACGCGTGCATATCGAGCTCACTGAAGCTGGCCGCCGTCTGGTCGTCAAGAATCGACGCCGGCGCGACGACTGGCTGTGTGACACCATCAACACCTCCCTAAGCCCGCGTGAACAGAAAATCCTGCAGGAGGCTGGTGAGTTGATGAGCCGTCTGGCCTACGAGGGCCTCGACAATCGAGACGAGCTCGACCGCAGTGACGCGGCAGGCTAA